The following nucleotide sequence is from Mucilaginibacter sp. cycad4.
TTGTGAAATTTATTCCGGGGCTGTCAACACTTGCACCCGTTGTTGCCGGGGTTTATGCTATGCGGCTGACATTATTTGTATTATTTTCATCCATCGCAGCACTTATTTATCTTGGTGCGGCGGTGACGCTGGGTGCAGTTTTCAGGCATGAAGTTGACGGTTTGATCTCTGCATTAAGCCATTATGGTAAGCTGGGAGGTTTATTTGTCGTCGTTTTATTCGGCTTATACCTTTTGTTCAAATGGCTTCGCCGCTATCGCCTTATCAGGCAGTTTGAAACGGATAGGGTAACTGTGAATGATTTGATAGAATTGATAGATGGAAAATCGGATCCTGTGATACTTGATGCACGGCCAATAGATCAGCGCACAAGAAATGGATTTATACCGGGTTCAGTCCCCATAGATGAAAGCAGTTTTAATGATATTGCCGACCGGTACGCAGCACATAAGGAGATTGTTATTTACTGTTCGTGCCCCAATGAAATAACCGCTGCAAGATATGCAGAGAAATTACGCAAAGTTGGCCTGAAGCGCATCCGCCCATTAGTAGGAGGAATTGATGCATGGGCCGAATCAGGCCAGCAGGTTACATTTCTTTAGCGCTTTATTTCCCAACGTCATTACTGTAAGCACCAGGAAAATCCTGAAAAAATCGTGATGACGAGTAAATAAATTTCAGGAACAATGTGCGCGGGCCGCGTTAGTGATAGTAGCGGATACCGGCCTGTGATTAAGGCCTGTGCAGTATGAGCGTATGAGCCCGGCCCGTTGGCTAACGGGAACGCCCATGTCTATAAATCAATTAAATAATCAGTAACTTACATTTGCATTATTATAAAACACTAAGCAATAGCCTGCTTTACAGGGCGGACTTGTACCGCTCCTCTGCCTGTAGGGGATTGCTTAGTGCCTTATAATGACGTGATCGTAAATTGTTAATTATTAAGATATTTTTTCGATGCGTTTTATGATATGGGCGTTCCCGTTAGCTAACGGGCTGGTCCGCCAGCTGGCGGATGCAAGTCCTCGCCTTGCCTGCCCGCAAACCCAACCCGCGCTGTGGGCTTTACGCTGCTATCCCTAACGCGCCCCCGCGCAACATCCCTAAAGTATAGCTTGTACGTCATTACATTTTTTTTCAGGATTTTCCTGATGGCTACTCGCAATGACGACTTTTTTATTCTTATTCCCCTTCGTTACCCGTTCCCTACACGCTGCATTTCATCGGCAGCACCGTTATCGCGCTTAACCGTTTTGTAGGTTTTGCCGAAACGATAGGTAAACGCAAGCACCACTACGCGGCTGTCGCGCTTAATCTTAAAATACTCGGTAGCATTGGGGAACTGCGTTAAGCCTTCCATAGCGTTGGTATAGAATATATCCCGCATGCTCAGCTTCAGGGTAGCCTTCTTTTTAAATACCGACATGCCTAACCCTGCCGAGAGCTGCCCGGTAGGGTACAGCAGTTCCTGCACATCGTTACGGGCGCGGGTGGTATAAAAGCCCGATACCTCGCCCGTAAAACGTTTGCCGAAGGTGAACTGGTTATTGGCGTTGAGGTTAAGCTGGTTAATATCTGACGTGTAATGATTGCCGTTAAAACCGCTTAGTTTTTTGTAATTGTACAGCGCCTGTGCTGTTAGCGTCCACCAGTTGGTAGGTGATGCCGTAACAGCTTCAGACAGGCCTATAATGTACGTGCGCCCAACGTTTCCCTGTGTATACAGCAAAATGCCCGCAAGGGTTGGATCGCTCAAAAAGATTTGCGAAAAGTAGTTGTTGATATTACTGTAAGATACTGTGGTGGTGAGCAGGTTTTTGTATTGATGGCTCAGCTCCAGGTTCCAGCTGTATTGCGGCAAAATGTAAGGGTTACCGGTTTGATAGGTGTACTTGTTGATGATAAAATAGAACGGGTTGAGCGTTTGATAAACCGGGCGATCAATACGACGGCTCAGGGTTAAAGTAAAGTTATTGGCAGTATCGGCCTGGTAACTGAAATAGCCGCTGGGAAAAAGGCTGCCGTAGTTGCGCGAAAAGGCCGAATCTTTTTGCAGCGCGTTACCCAGTTGATGGGCATGATAATCAGTATGCTCATAACGCAAACCTACCTGGTAGGAGATGGCTTTATGCTTGCGCTCCCATTGCGTGTAGGCCGCGTGGATGTTCTCGCTGTAAAGGAAATGATTACTGCGGTTTAGGTCGTCCGTCCATTGGCCCGAGATGAAGTTTTGATAACCGGCGGAGTTATCGGTACTGCTGTGTGCCGATTTCCAGCCCATTTGTAATTGGCTGTCGTTGTCGGTTTTAAGTGTATAGTCGGCTTTACCTGTAAGTATGGTGATGCCTGTGGGGATGCTGGCGCGCGTTGATTCGTTATAACCGCCTGTGGTTTGCAGGCGGTTGTTAAAATTCTGGTTGCTGGCAATGTTGTAGTGCAGCCAGTCGGCATCAGCGCTGAGGTCCTGGGTTTTGCTGATGGCATGGCGAAGGCTCAGGCTTACCTGCCCGTTTTTAAACCGGCTGTTGTTGGCGTTGTCGGTAGCGATGACCGAATCTGCTGTGCCACCCGGGTTAAGCCAGCGCGCCGAAGCTGTATTGTTACCCTTGCGGTGGATCATGGTTCCGCCAAGCACAATGCCGACCGTGGTTTTGGGCGAAACGTCATAATCCAGCCCCGCTTTGGCCGTATTATTCAGCAGCGTACCGGTGAAGTGTGACGGCTGCTCCAATGTTGAAGTGATTGCCCCACTCGCGTTGGTGTATTTGCGCAGCGCGTACAGGTTGGTAAGATATTGCTGACGGCTGATATTGTAATTAAAGAAAGTGCTGATGCGCCCCGCGCGGTAATTGAGCACCAGCGTATTATTGGTTTTGAAGTAAACACCTTGCGCCACCGTGGCCGAAACCGATCCGTTAAAACCCTTTTGCCGGTTCTTTTTGGTTTTAATATTGATGACCCCCGCATTTCCGCTGGCATCATACCTCGCCGTGGGATTGGCAATCAGCTCAATTTGTGATACCTGGCCGGAGCTCATACTACTGAGCAGGTTGTTCAGATCGGCGCCGGAGAGATAGGTAGGCTTGCCATCTATCATCACCAGCACCCCGGGCTTGCCTTGCAAAGAAATGCCGCCATTACGGTCGACCATCACACCAGGCGATTTCTCCAATACCTCCAATACAGTAGCCCCCACGTTGGTTACCGAGGCTTCCACGTTCACGATCACCTTTCCCTGCTTCACTTCCACCGGCGGCGTTTTGGCGGTGATGTTTACCTCTTTCAATATGGTACTAATGGGTTGCATACGGATGGTATCCTGCTTTACATGCTCCGCAGTAGAGTAGCTGCGGGTAGTTTGGGGCTGATAACCGGTATAAGTTACCGAGAAGCTAAATGTTCCTGGCTGAATGTCTTGAAACCTGGCCTGGCCGCGGGCATTACTTATGATTACGCTTACCTGCAGGTTAGCCTGGATCAGTTTAACGGTGGCACCATCGGCGGGTTGGGCATTTTCTTTAACAACTACCAGCGTAAACTGCTGTGCAAAGCCGCCCATGGGTAACAGGGCCAGTAGAAAGAGTAAAAGTGTACGGGTCATTCAGTCAATCCTAATAATCCGGTAAGATAGTCAGGATGAGGCTGATGTTTGCAATTTAAGGCGCGAAATTATGGGTGAAAATCACTTTTATGAACGGAGCGGACATGCGGCGGAAATAATCTTGTCGCGAATTACCCCCGGGATTGTCGCTTTTGCACACTGCGAAATACCGGCGTGCATCACATCTTTGTATCGTTGATTAAGTTTATGATCAATTAGGATTGTGTTACGAAAAACAACAAAGTAAACCGGCAACCGTACAAAATTTTTAAATAAGCAAATAACGATGAGTACATTACAGATCACAAGCTCGAAACTCTGGAACGCCATTAAGCTTTCCCTTAATGGCGAGCAACAGGATTATACGCAGGGCAGTATTCCGAAAGCCATCTTTTTACTGGCTATTCCAATGATCCTGGAATTAAGCCTGGAAAGCGTTTTTGCGGTGGTGGATATGTTTTTTGTAAGTAAACTTGGGCAAAACGCTATAGCTACGGTAGGTTTAACAGAGTCGGTTATCACCATCGTCTATTCTATCGCCATCGGTTTAAGCACCGCAGCAACAGCAATCGTAGCGCGAAGGATCGGCGAAAAGAAACCTGAAGCTGCGGCCCATG
It contains:
- a CDS encoding DedA family protein/thiosulfate sulfurtransferase GlpE, coding for MNALVDLVQTYGLWLVFLITLLQSVGLPLPAFAVLIVTTAVTPATEANIIILILTGSLGTLAGDLILYFAGKRYGTGILGKLCKISISPDTCVRSTGDIFERYGAPALTIVKFIPGLSTLAPVVAGVYAMRLTLFVLFSSIAALIYLGAAVTLGAVFRHEVDGLISALSHYGKLGGLFVVVLFGLYLLFKWLRRYRLIRQFETDRVTVNDLIELIDGKSDPVILDARPIDQRTRNGFIPGSVPIDESSFNDIADRYAAHKEIVIYCSCPNEITAARYAEKLRKVGLKRIRPLVGGIDAWAESGQQVTFL
- a CDS encoding outer membrane beta-barrel protein, which produces MTRTLLLFLLALLPMGGFAQQFTLVVVKENAQPADGATVKLIQANLQVSVIISNARGQARFQDIQPGTFSFSVTYTGYQPQTTRSYSTAEHVKQDTIRMQPISTILKEVNITAKTPPVEVKQGKVIVNVEASVTNVGATVLEVLEKSPGVMVDRNGGISLQGKPGVLVMIDGKPTYLSGADLNNLLSSMSSGQVSQIELIANPTARYDASGNAGVINIKTKKNRQKGFNGSVSATVAQGVYFKTNNTLVLNYRAGRISTFFNYNISRQQYLTNLYALRKYTNASGAITSTLEQPSHFTGTLLNNTAKAGLDYDVSPKTTVGIVLGGTMIHRKGNNTASARWLNPGGTADSVIATDNANNSRFKNGQVSLSLRHAISKTQDLSADADWLHYNIASNQNFNNRLQTTGGYNESTRASIPTGITILTGKADYTLKTDNDSQLQMGWKSAHSSTDNSAGYQNFISGQWTDDLNRSNHFLYSENIHAAYTQWERKHKAISYQVGLRYEHTDYHAHQLGNALQKDSAFSRNYGSLFPSGYFSYQADTANNFTLTLSRRIDRPVYQTLNPFYFIINKYTYQTGNPYILPQYSWNLELSHQYKNLLTTTVSYSNINNYFSQIFLSDPTLAGILLYTQGNVGRTYIIGLSEAVTASPTNWWTLTAQALYNYKKLSGFNGNHYTSDINQLNLNANNQFTFGKRFTGEVSGFYTTRARNDVQELLYPTGQLSAGLGMSVFKKKATLKLSMRDIFYTNAMEGLTQFPNATEYFKIKRDSRVVVLAFTYRFGKTYKTVKRDNGAADEMQRVGNG